One window from the genome of Pseudanabaena yagii GIHE-NHR1 encodes:
- a CDS encoding inositol monophosphatase family protein: MTTSLASVSKEQLQTFLDIATEAACAGGAVLRSYLGNLQEKEVEEKRPGDLVTIADKESEATVLSILQRHFPDHGILAEESGVLGNSDSPYLWAIDPLDGTTNFAHQYPFSSVSIALLIDGIPSVGAIYDPFRDEIFRAATGLGATRNRVPIHVSKTTELSRSLLVTGFAYDRTLVEDNNYAEFCHFTHLTQGVRRGGSAAMDLAYVACGRLDGYWERGLSLWDLAAGVVVVREAGGIVTAYDGSEHIPKSGRLLATNGHLHQQMIDELALIKPLPFKFPFGR, encoded by the coding sequence ATGACAACTTCACTAGCTTCCGTTAGTAAAGAGCAACTCCAAACCTTCTTAGATATTGCTACTGAGGCAGCTTGTGCGGGTGGTGCAGTACTTAGATCCTATCTCGGAAACCTCCAAGAGAAAGAAGTCGAAGAGAAACGCCCTGGGGATTTAGTGACGATCGCTGACAAAGAATCGGAAGCAACCGTTCTCTCGATTTTGCAACGCCACTTTCCTGATCATGGCATTTTGGCAGAAGAGTCAGGTGTATTGGGAAATAGTGATAGTCCATATTTGTGGGCGATCGATCCCCTTGATGGAACGACTAATTTTGCCCATCAGTATCCATTCTCATCGGTATCGATCGCCTTATTAATTGATGGAATTCCTTCCGTGGGCGCGATTTATGATCCGTTTCGCGATGAGATTTTTCGTGCTGCCACAGGCTTAGGTGCAACTCGTAATCGTGTACCGATTCATGTTTCTAAGACGACAGAACTTAGTCGCAGTCTTTTAGTAACAGGCTTTGCCTACGATCGTACCCTCGTTGAAGATAATAACTATGCAGAATTTTGCCATTTTACTCACCTCACCCAAGGCGTAAGACGTGGTGGTTCCGCCGCTATGGATTTGGCTTATGTTGCCTGTGGGCGTTTAGATGGCTATTGGGAGCGAGGTTTGTCGCTATGGGATTTAGCGGCTGGCGTGGTGGTTGTGCGTGAGGCTGGTGGCATAGTCACGGCATATGATGGCAGCGAACATATTCCTAAGTCGGGAAGATTGCTGGCAACTAATGGTCATTTACATCAGCAAATGATTGATGAATTAGCGCTGATTAAGCCTTTACCATTTAAGTTTCCCTTTGGAAGATAG
- a CDS encoding M14 family metallopeptidase, with protein sequence MLDVFDRLPDGLLDLESDQLYKILERPTLIHLEGDRQPALFVSVLLHGNETTSWLAIRELLRKHEDKRLPRSLSVFIGNISAARYRLRHLPNQPDYNRIWQTGDSPEHHMAQQVIDEMRSRGVFASIDVHNNTGRNPHYGCITHLEKDFRKLARLFGKTVVYYTSPKTVQSFAFGHFCPSIVVECGQPDVPDGTAHALEFMETCLNLDSFDSLSDSLIADIDLFHTVAIVKVPEEINFSFDGNPNDDITFPTEMDCLNFCELPIGANFGKAKSERAYLSALSEDGQEKGDRYFQIENGEIKLKIAAMPSMLTLDTDIIRQDCLCYLMERLPLP encoded by the coding sequence ATGCTTGACGTTTTCGATCGCTTGCCCGACGGTTTACTCGATCTTGAGTCCGATCAACTTTACAAAATACTTGAGCGCCCCACACTAATTCACTTAGAAGGCGATCGCCAACCAGCATTATTCGTTTCAGTTTTGCTACATGGTAATGAAACTACCAGTTGGTTAGCAATTCGTGAACTACTGCGAAAACATGAAGATAAAAGGCTACCGCGATCGCTATCAGTATTTATCGGTAACATTTCCGCCGCAAGATATCGCCTCAGACATTTACCCAATCAGCCTGACTACAATCGCATCTGGCAAACAGGTGACTCTCCAGAGCATCACATGGCACAACAGGTAATCGATGAAATGAGATCGCGTGGAGTATTTGCCAGCATCGATGTGCATAATAATACGGGCAGGAATCCTCATTACGGCTGCATTACGCATTTAGAGAAGGATTTTCGGAAACTGGCTAGATTATTTGGCAAAACCGTTGTCTATTACACCAGTCCCAAAACGGTACAGTCCTTTGCTTTTGGACATTTTTGTCCCTCCATTGTTGTGGAATGTGGACAGCCCGATGTTCCCGATGGTACAGCCCATGCTTTGGAATTCATGGAAACTTGCCTCAATCTCGATAGTTTTGATAGTCTCTCAGATTCGCTGATCGCTGATATTGATTTATTTCACACCGTGGCGATCGTCAAAGTACCTGAAGAAATTAACTTCAGTTTTGATGGTAATCCTAACGATGACATCACTTTTCCTACGGAGATGGATTGCCTCAATTTTTGCGAATTACCAATTGGAGCAAACTTTGGTAAAGCGAAATCTGAAAGAGCCTATTTATCAGCCTTGAGTGAAGATGGTCAAGAAAAAGGCGATCGCTATTTCCAAATCGAAAATGGCGAAATTAAATTAAAGATTGCGGCTATGCCATCAATGCTAACTCTCGACACCGATATCATTCGCCAAGATTGTCTTTGTTATCTAATGGAACGTTTGCCCCTTCCTTAG
- a CDS encoding acetyl-CoA carboxylase carboxyltransferase subunit alpha, with product MADRQILLDFEKPIVELENRIAQIRELANENDVDMVEQIHLLEQRAELLRREIFSGLGAMQRMQIARHPRRPSTLDYVQAITDEWMELHGDRRGNDDPALVGGLARINDRPVVILGHQKGRDTKDNMTRNFGMASPGGYRKAARLMDHAHRFKLPIITLIDTPGAYPGVSAEEQGQGEAIAANLRQMFGLGVPIICTVIGEGGSGGALGIGIGDHIMMFENSVYTVATPEACAAILWRDSAKAGKAAEALKITAPDLKRLGIVDYVIDEPLGGAHRLPLKAAENLKAALVENLDRLSKLSIEELQELRYQKFRKMGVFLES from the coding sequence ATGGCCGATCGCCAAATCCTGCTTGACTTTGAAAAGCCCATTGTTGAACTAGAAAACCGTATCGCCCAAATCCGCGAACTCGCGAATGAAAACGATGTTGATATGGTTGAGCAGATTCACCTTTTAGAGCAACGGGCTGAGCTTTTACGGCGTGAAATTTTTTCGGGACTGGGAGCCATGCAAAGGATGCAGATCGCAAGGCATCCCCGTCGCCCTAGCACTTTAGATTATGTGCAGGCAATTACCGATGAGTGGATGGAGTTGCATGGCGATCGCCGTGGCAATGACGATCCTGCCTTGGTGGGTGGACTAGCCAGAATTAACGATCGCCCAGTGGTAATCTTGGGACATCAAAAGGGGCGTGATACTAAGGACAACATGACTCGTAACTTTGGCATGGCTTCTCCGGGAGGATATCGCAAAGCTGCCAGACTAATGGATCATGCCCATCGATTTAAATTGCCCATTATTACCTTGATTGATACCCCCGGAGCATACCCCGGAGTATCCGCCGAAGAGCAAGGACAAGGCGAAGCGATCGCCGCAAATTTGCGGCAAATGTTTGGACTAGGTGTACCAATCATCTGCACAGTAATTGGCGAAGGCGGATCGGGTGGAGCCTTGGGTATTGGTATTGGCGATCACATCATGATGTTTGAAAATTCGGTCTATACCGTAGCTACACCAGAGGCTTGTGCCGCAATTCTCTGGCGCGACTCGGCAAAAGCAGGTAAAGCTGCTGAAGCTTTAAAAATTACCGCCCCCGATTTGAAACGTTTGGGTATCGTTGATTATGTAATTGACGAGCCTCTAGGTGGGGCGCATCGTTTACCTCTCAAAGCCGCCGAAAATCTCAAAGCTGCACTTGTAGAAAACCTCGATCGCTTAAGTAAATTGAGTATAGAAGAGCTACAGGAGCTACGCTATCAAAAATTCCGCAAGATGGGCGTATTTCTCGAATCATAA
- a CDS encoding FkbM family methyltransferase: MTTSSSPSPNLDQPDAWLYDRSVLGWILNPNLNKQLPFLYKIFSLYCKTYFQITGKTYLRGGRELFRFLSSIFYKLAPDQFLELQLAGYKVFLDPIDMRLFQVVNELASQDTDTRVLAKLLSEGDTFLDVGANHGSFAIVASKLVGANGFVLAVEPQPRLAQALERSLTANALCKFQIHNLAVGNTDGEIELLVPLGTSGSAGIFPEHSATHQYKTFKVPLRRFDDLVDWQKFNGRVLLKLDVEGSECAFLSGASKMITTLKPTLIIEVHPTSLKAAGATGDKLKELLQSLGYTRYAELDDCDRTFPLEELNTDIQRNVAMMMT; the protein is encoded by the coding sequence ATGACTACAAGTTCTTCCCCTTCCCCAAATTTAGATCAACCTGATGCTTGGCTATATGATCGTTCAGTTTTAGGATGGATTCTCAATCCCAATCTGAATAAGCAATTACCCTTTCTATACAAAATCTTTAGCCTATATTGCAAAACATATTTTCAAATCACAGGTAAAACATATCTTCGTGGTGGTCGAGAATTATTTAGATTCCTATCAAGTATTTTCTACAAACTTGCGCCCGATCAATTTTTAGAATTGCAACTAGCGGGTTACAAAGTATTTTTAGACCCCATTGATATGCGGCTTTTTCAAGTAGTTAATGAACTTGCTAGTCAAGATACAGATACGCGAGTTTTAGCGAAATTACTATCCGAAGGTGATACTTTTCTAGATGTGGGTGCAAATCATGGCAGCTTTGCGATCGTGGCAAGTAAGTTGGTCGGAGCTAATGGATTTGTGTTAGCGGTGGAGCCACAGCCTCGTTTAGCTCAAGCATTAGAGCGATCGCTCACGGCTAATGCCCTATGTAAGTTCCAAATCCATAACCTCGCAGTGGGAAATACCGATGGTGAAATAGAACTCTTAGTTCCTCTTGGAACATCTGGTTCCGCAGGAATTTTTCCAGAACATTCCGCAACTCATCAATACAAAACTTTTAAAGTGCCTCTAAGAAGGTTTGATGATCTCGTAGATTGGCAGAAATTTAATGGTCGCGTATTACTCAAGCTAGATGTCGAAGGCAGTGAATGTGCATTTCTCTCAGGCGCAAGCAAGATGATTACAACTCTCAAACCTACCCTGATTATTGAAGTACATCCCACTAGTTTGAAAGCCGCAGGAGCAACAGGAGATAAACTCAAGGAATTGCTACAGTCATTAGGCTACACTCGCTATGCCGAGCTTGATGACTGCGATCGCACTTTCCCCTTAGAGGAACTAAATACTGATATTCAAAGAAATGTCGCAATGATGATGACATAA
- a CDS encoding TMEM14 family protein, with amino-acid sequence MNFSPSAIALLAYGIVAIAGGIIGFAKSKSKISLISGSLSGVGLLISGIATAQGQGWGKIAGIAIATLLVIVFVTRFLKTKKFMPAGLMIIGGAATLFVAILTS; translated from the coding sequence ATGAACTTTTCTCCCAGTGCAATTGCCCTACTTGCCTATGGCATTGTTGCGATCGCAGGTGGCATCATCGGTTTTGCCAAAAGCAAGAGCAAAATATCCCTCATCTCAGGCAGCCTCAGTGGGGTAGGACTACTGATATCAGGAATCGCCACTGCCCAAGGTCAAGGGTGGGGCAAAATTGCTGGTATCGCGATCGCAACCCTCTTAGTCATCGTCTTTGTCACGCGCTTCCTCAAAACCAAAAAATTCATGCCAGCAGGTTTAATGATCATTGGTGGAGCCGCAACCCTTTTTGTAGCAATACTTACAAGTTAA
- a CDS encoding peptidoglycan DD-metalloendopeptidase family protein: protein MKPYWKNFLLSPLFLVVAIASFFPLPTFATSSKPTTPEDESNAKEAEELCGKPTLDDLTQHKVKQGETLDAIAKQYNLKTATLMGLNPEVRSGNVTVGQTLSIPPMDGLTYRFKNEENYTTVAKKYNIRADVLFERNGCQRRPKVVFVPGAIWKPDPIPFNPAIASRGSDNPTVIMQTGGYPLPYSVPVTSGYGWRMNPVTAIWSFHSGIDLGAPFGTPVLAAKAGRVDFAGWGDGYGNLVELDHGSTGTRYAHLEAIYVYQGQQVAQGQQLGIVGSTGRSTGPHLHFEIMVPSGDGWVALDPAPYLNRIAGVMSDIFPL from the coding sequence ATGAAGCCTTATTGGAAAAATTTCCTGCTCTCACCCTTGTTTTTGGTAGTTGCGATCGCTAGTTTCTTTCCCTTACCTACCTTTGCTACCTCATCCAAACCTACTACTCCCGAAGATGAGTCTAACGCCAAAGAAGCAGAAGAACTATGTGGCAAACCAACCCTCGATGATCTCACCCAACATAAAGTAAAACAAGGCGAGACTCTAGATGCGATCGCCAAGCAATATAACCTCAAAACAGCAACCTTGATGGGACTAAACCCTGAAGTTCGTAGTGGCAACGTCACAGTGGGGCAAACCCTATCAATTCCACCGATGGATGGCTTGACCTATCGCTTCAAAAATGAGGAAAACTACACCACTGTTGCCAAAAAATACAATATTCGCGCTGACGTTTTATTCGAGCGCAATGGCTGTCAGCGCCGCCCTAAAGTCGTATTTGTACCCGGAGCCATCTGGAAACCCGATCCTATTCCCTTCAATCCTGCGATCGCCTCTAGAGGTTCTGACAATCCAACTGTGATCATGCAAACAGGGGGCTATCCTCTGCCCTACTCTGTCCCTGTCACTTCTGGCTATGGTTGGCGCATGAATCCTGTTACGGCGATTTGGTCATTTCATAGTGGGATCGACCTCGGCGCACCCTTTGGCACGCCTGTACTAGCAGCAAAAGCAGGTAGAGTTGATTTTGCTGGGTGGGGCGATGGCTATGGCAATCTTGTCGAATTAGATCATGGTTCCACAGGCACACGCTACGCCCATTTAGAAGCAATTTATGTCTATCAAGGGCAACAGGTAGCTCAAGGACAACAACTTGGGATTGTCGGCTCGACAGGACGTTCAACAGGTCCTCACTTACACTTTGAGATCATGGTTCCATCAGGTGATGGCTGGGTAGCCCTTGATCCAGCCCCCTATCTCAACCGCATCGCAGGAGTTATGTCCGACATCTTCCCGCTTTAA
- the apcA gene encoding allophycocyanin subunit alpha encodes MSVVTKSIVNADAEARYLSPGELDRIKSFVTSGERRLRIAQTLTESRERIVKQAGDQLFQKRPDVVSPGGNAYGEQLTATCLRDLDYYLRLVTYGVVSGDVTPIEEIGLVGVKEMYGSLGTPIGAVSEGVRGLKSAASALLSGEDAAEAGYYFDYVIGALQ; translated from the coding sequence ATGAGCGTAGTCACGAAGTCCATCGTGAATGCAGATGCTGAAGCACGTTACCTCAGCCCTGGTGAACTAGATCGCATTAAGAGCTTTGTAACCTCTGGTGAGCGTCGTCTTCGCATTGCACAAACTTTGACCGAATCCCGCGAGCGCATTGTTAAGCAAGCTGGCGATCAACTTTTCCAAAAGCGTCCTGATGTTGTTTCTCCTGGTGGAAACGCATATGGTGAACAGCTAACCGCAACTTGCTTGCGTGACCTTGACTACTACCTCCGCCTCGTAACTTACGGAGTTGTATCTGGTGATGTAACCCCAATCGAAGAAATTGGTCTAGTTGGCGTTAAGGAAATGTACGGATCTCTCGGTACTCCTATCGGTGCTGTTTCTGAAGGTGTGCGTGGTCTGAAAAGTGCAGCATCAGCTTTATTGTCTGGTGAAGATGCAGCAGAAGCTGGCTACTACTTCGATTATGTAATCGGTGCATTGCAGTAA
- the psaC gene encoding photosystem I iron-sulfur center protein PsaC, whose product MSHAVKIYDTCIGCTQCVRACPCDVLEMVPWDGCKAAQIASSPRTEDCIGCKRCETACPTDFLSVRVYLGAETSRSLGLTY is encoded by the coding sequence ATGTCGCATGCAGTCAAAATTTATGACACCTGTATCGGCTGCACACAATGCGTGCGTGCCTGTCCTTGTGATGTTTTGGAAATGGTTCCTTGGGATGGATGTAAAGCGGCTCAAATCGCTTCTTCTCCCCGTACTGAGGACTGCATTGGTTGCAAACGTTGCGAAACTGCTTGCCCCACTGACTTCCTAAGCGTCCGTGTCTATCTTGGTGCTGAAACCAGCCGTAGCTTGGGTCTGACCTACTAA
- the apcB gene encoding allophycocyanin subunit beta, with translation MAQDAITSVINSADVQGKYLDAASLEKLKNYFATGELRVRASQAIAANSATIVKEAVAKSLLYSDVTRPGGNMYTTRRYAACIRDLDYYLRYATYAMLAGDASILDERVLNGLKETYSSLGVPVVSTIQAIQAIKEVAASIVGSDAGKELGIYLDYISSGLS, from the coding sequence ATGGCACAAGACGCAATTACCTCGGTTATCAACTCCGCCGACGTTCAAGGCAAGTACCTTGATGCAGCTTCTTTGGAAAAGCTAAAGAATTATTTCGCAACTGGCGAACTTCGCGTTCGTGCTTCTCAAGCGATCGCTGCTAACTCTGCAACCATCGTTAAGGAAGCTGTTGCTAAGTCCTTGTTGTACTCTGATGTTACCCGTCCCGGTGGCAACATGTACACCACCCGTCGTTATGCAGCTTGCATCCGCGACCTCGACTACTACCTCCGCTATGCAACCTATGCAATGCTAGCTGGTGATGCATCTATTCTTGATGAGCGCGTACTCAACGGCTTGAAAGAAACCTATAGCTCTCTTGGAGTACCTGTAGTTTCCACCATTCAAGCAATCCAAGCGATCAAGGAAGTTGCTGCTAGCATCGTTGGTTCTGACGCTGGTAAAGAATTGGGTATCTACCTTGATTACATCAGCTCTGGCTTGAGCTAA
- a CDS encoding cupin domain-containing protein produces the protein MATNRSIQRKVEIRYLSSMKNGMAEFYTPQASHETMLVQIAAGAIDDLFVHHFQTDQLLVVRGSFVLVVLSDRQYQYIPLSEYRPAVVTIPPNVPHAAINLSDQPCVMVNAVLRHGAPYAKDYQPRRHPFPYDLDAARRAIASLEMPISA, from the coding sequence ATGGCTACAAACAGATCTATCCAAAGAAAAGTGGAAATTCGCTATCTTTCCTCAATGAAAAATGGAATGGCGGAGTTTTATACCCCACAGGCGAGTCATGAAACCATGCTTGTCCAGATTGCCGCAGGGGCGATCGATGATTTGTTTGTGCATCATTTCCAGACCGATCAACTTTTGGTAGTGCGTGGGAGTTTTGTCCTCGTAGTGCTGAGCGATCGCCAATATCAATATATTCCCCTCAGCGAATATCGCCCTGCGGTGGTGACGATTCCTCCCAATGTGCCGCACGCCGCCATTAATCTCAGTGATCAGCCCTGTGTGATGGTCAATGCTGTTTTGCGTCACGGTGCGCCCTATGCCAAAGATTACCAACCCCGTCGCCATCCTTTTCCCTATGACCTTGACGCAGCTCGTCGGGCGATCGCTTCTTTGGAAATGCCAATCAGTGCTTAG
- the uvrA gene encoding excinuclease ABC subunit UvrA, whose protein sequence is MPDHTHIHVRGARQHNLKNIDLTIPRDRLIVFTGVSGSGKSSLAFDTIFAEGQRRYVESLSAYARQFLGQVDKPDVDYIEGLSPAISIDQKSTSHNPRSTVGTVTEIYDYLRLLFGRAGSPHCPICDRNIAPQSIDHMVDTIMELSDRTRFQLLAPVIRGKKGTHKKLLASLASEGFGRVRIDGEVRELSDNIELDKNKLHDIEIVVDRLVRKDDIQERLTDSLATCLKRAEGIAMVEIIPSPPAPLPEGEGSKKSKQESNILTFSENFACPEHGAVMEELSPRMFSFNSPYGACPACHGLGSIKTFNPELIVPDPSLPVYAAIAPWADKTHTYYISLLSSVGEYAGFEINTHWEKLSQAQTDIILYGTTEKILIKPDSLYRDRAEGYYKRYEGAIAILEQQYKEAGESQRQKLENYLIEQPCATCEGTRLKPESLAVRIGGFNIIDFVSAPIGTCLDRLKNLNLDTRTRQIGDRVLQEIEARLQFLLDVGLDYLTLDRSTMSLSGGEAQRIRLATQIGSGLTGVLYVLDEPSIGLHQRDNSRLLATLTKLRDLGNTLIVVEHDEETIRAADYLVDIGPGAGVHGGRVVAQGSVKDIEKNSESLTGAYLSKQKQIYTPAERREGNGKYLEICNAYLNNLKNISVKIPLGKLVCITGVSGSGKSTLINDLLHHSLEHNFSRKVPVPKGIDEVKGLKHLDKFIVIDQSPIGRTPRSNPATYTGLFDVIRETFALTTAAKTRGYKAGQFSFNVKGGRCEACSGQGVNIISMNFLPDVYVQCDVCKGARYNRETLQVKYKEKTIADVLDMTIEEAMHFFENIPSAHAKLGMLVDVGLGYVRLGQSAPTLSGGEAQRVKLATELARRATGKTLYLIDEPTTGLSFYDVHKLLDVMQRLVDKGNSIITIEHNLDVIRCADWIIDLGPEGGDRGGEVIAEGTPEQVAKVKKSYTGKYLKQVLAEYPRSKP, encoded by the coding sequence ATGCCAGACCATACTCATATCCATGTTAGAGGTGCGAGACAGCACAACCTCAAAAATATTGACCTGACGATTCCCCGCGATCGCCTGATCGTGTTTACAGGTGTATCTGGCTCTGGCAAATCATCCCTCGCCTTTGATACGATTTTTGCCGAAGGTCAGCGTCGCTATGTGGAATCGCTCAGTGCCTATGCGCGGCAATTTTTAGGACAAGTCGATAAGCCTGATGTGGACTACATCGAGGGCTTAAGTCCTGCGATTTCCATCGACCAGAAATCAACTTCGCATAATCCACGATCGACGGTCGGCACGGTCACAGAGATTTATGACTATTTGCGCTTACTGTTTGGTCGCGCAGGTTCGCCCCACTGCCCGATCTGCGATCGCAATATTGCGCCCCAGAGCATCGATCACATGGTGGATACGATTATGGAATTAAGCGATCGCACGCGCTTCCAACTACTCGCGCCCGTGATTCGTGGCAAAAAGGGAACCCATAAGAAATTATTAGCGAGTCTGGCTTCGGAAGGTTTTGGCAGAGTTCGCATTGATGGCGAAGTGCGGGAACTGAGCGACAATATTGAGTTAGATAAAAACAAACTCCATGATATTGAAATTGTCGTCGATCGCTTAGTTCGCAAGGATGATATTCAAGAGCGCTTAACGGATTCCCTCGCTACCTGTTTGAAACGTGCGGAAGGGATTGCGATGGTGGAGATTATACCCTCACCCCCAGCCCCTCTCCCAGAGGGCGAGGGGAGCAAGAAATCTAAGCAAGAAAGCAATATTCTGACTTTCTCAGAAAATTTTGCCTGTCCTGAGCATGGCGCAGTGATGGAAGAACTATCCCCCCGTATGTTCTCCTTCAATTCTCCCTATGGTGCTTGTCCTGCTTGTCATGGATTGGGAAGTATTAAAACCTTTAATCCTGAACTAATTGTTCCCGATCCCTCTTTACCTGTATATGCCGCGATCGCACCTTGGGCGGATAAAACCCATACCTATTACATTTCACTTCTATCAAGTGTCGGTGAATATGCAGGTTTTGAAATCAATACACATTGGGAAAAGCTCTCGCAAGCCCAGACTGACATTATTCTCTACGGCACTACGGAGAAGATTTTAATTAAGCCTGATTCCCTTTATCGCGATCGCGCTGAGGGCTATTACAAACGCTATGAAGGGGCAATCGCCATTCTCGAGCAACAGTACAAAGAGGCGGGTGAATCGCAAAGGCAAAAGCTAGAGAATTATCTGATCGAGCAACCCTGTGCCACTTGCGAAGGTACGCGCCTCAAACCTGAATCCCTTGCGGTTCGCATTGGTGGCTTTAATATTATTGATTTTGTATCGGCTCCCATTGGGACTTGCTTAGATCGTCTCAAAAATCTCAATCTTGATACTAGAACCAGACAAATCGGCGATCGGGTATTGCAGGAAATCGAAGCGCGATTGCAGTTTTTATTAGATGTCGGTTTAGATTACCTAACCCTTGACCGTTCCACCATGTCCCTCTCTGGCGGCGAAGCCCAACGGATTCGCCTTGCTACTCAGATTGGCTCAGGATTGACAGGAGTTCTCTATGTATTGGATGAACCGAGCATTGGACTCCATCAACGGGATAACTCGCGATTGCTTGCCACATTAACCAAACTGCGGGATCTCGGCAATACCCTGATCGTGGTTGAGCATGACGAAGAAACTATTCGGGCGGCTGATTATCTCGTAGACATCGGACCAGGGGCAGGCGTGCATGGTGGGCGAGTCGTCGCCCAAGGCAGCGTCAAGGATATTGAAAAAAATTCTGAATCCCTCACGGGGGCTTATCTCTCTAAACAAAAACAAATTTATACCCCTGCAGAAAGGCGCGAAGGCAATGGCAAATATTTAGAAATTTGCAATGCCTATCTGAATAATCTCAAAAATATCAGTGTCAAGATTCCCCTTGGCAAATTGGTTTGTATCACAGGCGTATCAGGCTCAGGCAAATCTACGCTTATTAACGACCTGCTGCACCATTCGCTAGAACATAACTTTTCACGGAAAGTGCCTGTCCCTAAAGGTATTGATGAAGTCAAGGGACTAAAGCACCTCGATAAATTCATCGTCATCGACCAGTCGCCCATCGGACGCACGCCTCGATCCAATCCTGCGACCTATACAGGGCTATTCGATGTGATCCGTGAAACCTTTGCGCTCACTACTGCGGCGAAAACTCGCGGCTACAAAGCAGGACAATTTTCCTTTAACGTCAAAGGCGGACGCTGTGAAGCTTGTTCGGGTCAAGGCGTAAATATCATTTCCATGAATTTCCTGCCCGATGTCTATGTGCAGTGCGATGTCTGCAAAGGCGCAAGGTATAACCGTGAGACGCTGCAAGTTAAGTACAAGGAAAAAACGATCGCTGATGTCCTCGATATGACCATCGAAGAAGCGATGCACTTTTTCGAGAATATTCCCTCCGCCCATGCCAAATTAGGAATGCTGGTGGATGTGGGCTTAGGCTATGTGCGTCTCGGTCAGTCTGCCCCCACCCTTTCTGGCGGTGAAGCCCAACGGGTAAAACTTGCCACCGAGTTAGCACGACGCGCCACAGGCAAAACCCTCTATTTAATCGATGAGCCGACCACAGGTTTAAGCTTTTATGATGTGCATAAACTGCTGGATGTGATGCAACGCCTTGTTGATAAGGGCAATAGCATTATTACGATTGAGCATAATCTTGATGTGATTCGGTGTGCTGATTGGATTATTGATCTGGGTCCTGAAGGCGGCGATCGCGGAGGTGAGGTGATTGCAGAAGGTACGCCCGAACAGGTGGCAAAAGTTAAGAAATCTTACACTGGCAAATATCTCAAACAAGTTTTAGCTGAATATCCTCGCAGCAAACCCTAA
- a CDS encoding phycobilisome linker polypeptide: MRSFKITACVPSQTRIRTQRELQNTYFTKLVSYDNWFAEQQRIMKMGGKILKVELATGKPNTNTGLL; the protein is encoded by the coding sequence ATGCGGAGTTTTAAAATCACTGCTTGTGTACCTAGCCAAACTCGCATACGTACACAACGAGAGTTGCAAAATACCTATTTCACGAAGTTAGTTTCCTACGACAACTGGTTCGCTGAACAGCAACGCATTATGAAAATGGGTGGCAAAATTCTTAAGGTTGAACTAGCTACAGGTAAGCCAAACACAAATACTGGCTTGCTTTAA